The following proteins are encoded in a genomic region of Kineosporiaceae bacterium:
- a CDS encoding PrgI family protein, with amino-acid sequence MSRSLAADALVRARIPADLDTPDRVVMGLTVRQAAILAAAAVPIYLTWHLLAGRLPLPVLAAATAPLAAVATAVAVGRRDGISLDAWLLAAITHRRTPRRLVPVAPTRDAAPSWAPAHTPATTTGHLGVLRLPASDIDGDGVLSLGSSAVALVAASTITSNLNTGAEQAAQVAAYGRWLNALPGPVQIVVSARRVDLGERAVRIADASHALPHEALATAAVDHAWFLLDLADAHDPLERTITIACTATTPTPTGDRRTSPRVAIAREAHRRAAATAQALADIGSRCRVLDAAEATAVLTAATDPFTATDPRTPRTPPTTPVTAPDTSWDDDATTDRLEEEDPW; translated from the coding sequence ATGAGTCGATCCCTGGCAGCTGATGCGTTGGTGCGGGCTCGGATCCCGGCCGATCTGGACACTCCCGACCGGGTGGTGATGGGCCTGACCGTCCGCCAAGCGGCCATCCTTGCCGCGGCCGCGGTGCCGATCTACCTGACTTGGCACCTGCTCGCCGGCCGTCTCCCGCTGCCCGTGCTCGCCGCCGCGACCGCGCCCCTGGCAGCCGTCGCGACTGCGGTCGCGGTGGGACGTCGCGACGGGATCAGCCTGGACGCCTGGCTGCTGGCAGCCATCACCCACCGCCGCACCCCGCGTCGCCTCGTCCCCGTCGCGCCGACCCGGGACGCCGCGCCCTCCTGGGCACCCGCCCACACCCCCGCCACCACGACGGGCCACCTGGGTGTGCTGCGGCTCCCCGCCTCCGACATCGACGGTGACGGTGTCCTGTCGCTCGGGTCGAGCGCGGTGGCGTTGGTTGCGGCGTCCACGATCACCTCGAACCTCAACACCGGCGCGGAGCAGGCCGCACAAGTCGCCGCCTACGGCCGCTGGTTGAACGCGTTGCCGGGGCCGGTGCAGATCGTCGTCTCGGCCCGCCGGGTCGATCTCGGTGAACGCGCGGTGCGGATCGCCGACGCCTCCCACGCGTTGCCGCACGAAGCGCTCGCGACAGCGGCGGTCGATCATGCCTGGTTCCTGCTCGACCTCGCCGACGCCCACGACCCGCTCGAACGCACCATCACCATCGCCTGCACCGCGACCACCCCCACCCCGACCGGCGACCGCCGAACGTCACCGCGGGTCGCGATCGCCCGCGAGGCCCACCGCCGAGCCGCCGCCACCGCGCAGGCGCTGGCCGACATCGGATCCCGCTGCCGGGTCCTGGACGCCGCCGAGGCCACCGCCGTCCTGACCGCCGCCACCGATCCATTCACCGCCACCGACCCCCGCACTCCCCGGACCCCACCGACGACACCGGTCACCGCACCGGACACGAGCTGGGACGACGACGCCACGACCGACCGCCTCGAGGAGGAGGACCCCTGGTGA
- a CDS encoding DUF87 domain-containing protein, with product MASVVGPASVVTAPGFLRIGDGYTATLIVHGYPAEVGMSWLEPLLAWAGRLDVAIHIDPLPTDLAAGRLRRQRARLESSRRIGADRGRLDDPLIEAAAEDAADLADRLARGQARLFRVGLYLTVHAPTRAALADAVAEVRAAAASVLLDTHPATWRHLPGWCSTLPLGHDGLGHRRIMDTDALAAAFPLASPDLPGALPGEGPALGGVLFGVNTTSGGIVWWDRWTQDNHNAVVLARSGAGKSYLVKLDVLRNLYDGVQVAVIDPEDEYAHLADAVGGTLVRLGAPGARVNPFDLPPGDHRGDALTRRALFLHTLIGVLLGQQPPPTERAALDKAITATYTTAGITHDPTTWRRPAPVLADLAAALTRDDANPDAATLAARLTPWTTGAFKDLFAGATTAHPTGHLVVWSTRHLPDELRAAAMLLALDAIWRDVDLPDPPDANRRRPTRTELANPLPNQHHPAPNQPTDDHRPCHEPGTTPASTTHPPNQYADWSWSTRPGR from the coding sequence CTGGCGTCGGTGGTCGGCCCAGCCTCGGTGGTGACCGCACCGGGTTTCCTGCGGATCGGTGACGGCTATACCGCGACCCTGATCGTGCACGGCTACCCGGCCGAGGTCGGGATGTCCTGGCTCGAGCCGTTGCTGGCGTGGGCGGGCCGGCTGGACGTCGCGATCCACATCGACCCGTTGCCCACCGACCTGGCCGCGGGAAGGCTGCGCCGGCAGCGTGCCCGGTTGGAGTCCTCGCGGCGGATCGGCGCCGACCGGGGACGCCTCGACGACCCGCTGATCGAAGCCGCCGCCGAGGACGCCGCCGACCTGGCCGACCGGCTCGCCCGAGGCCAGGCCCGCCTGTTCCGGGTCGGGCTCTACCTGACCGTGCACGCCCCCACCCGGGCCGCGTTGGCCGACGCCGTCGCCGAGGTCCGGGCCGCCGCGGCCTCGGTCCTGCTCGACACCCACCCGGCGACCTGGCGCCACCTGCCCGGCTGGTGCTCCACCCTGCCGTTGGGTCACGACGGCCTCGGCCACCGCCGCATCATGGACACCGACGCCCTGGCCGCCGCGTTCCCCCTGGCCAGCCCCGACCTGCCCGGAGCCTTACCGGGCGAGGGACCCGCCCTCGGCGGGGTGCTGTTCGGGGTGAACACCACCAGCGGCGGCATCGTCTGGTGGGACCGTTGGACCCAGGACAACCACAACGCCGTCGTCCTGGCCCGCTCCGGCGCCGGCAAGTCCTACCTGGTCAAACTCGACGTCCTGCGCAACCTCTACGACGGCGTCCAGGTCGCGGTCATCGACCCCGAGGACGAGTACGCCCACCTCGCCGACGCCGTCGGCGGCACCCTGGTCCGCCTCGGGGCACCCGGCGCGCGCGTCAACCCATTCGACCTGCCACCCGGTGACCACCGAGGCGACGCGCTCACCCGCCGCGCCCTGTTCCTACACACCCTGATCGGGGTCCTGCTCGGCCAGCAGCCACCCCCGACCGAACGCGCCGCCCTCGACAAAGCCATCACCGCCACCTACACCACTGCGGGCATCACCCACGACCCCACCACCTGGCGCCGCCCCGCCCCCGTCCTGGCCGACCTGGCCGCCGCCCTCACCCGGGACGACGCGAACCCGGACGCCGCCACCCTCGCTGCCCGCCTGACGCCCTGGACCACCGGCGCGTTCAAGGACCTCTTCGCCGGAGCGACCACCGCCCACCCCACCGGCCACCTCGTGGTCTGGTCCACCCGCCACCTACCCGACGAACTCCGGGCCGCCGCGATGCTGCTCGCCCTGGACGCCATCTGGCGCGACGTCGACCTACCCGACCCGCCCGATGCCAACCGGCGCCGTCCCACCCGCACCGAGTTGGCCAACCCGTTGCCCAACCAGCACCACCCGGCACCCAACCAGCCCACCGACGACCACCGTCCCTGTCACGAGCCCGGGACTACGCCCGCTTCGACGACCCACCCCCCGAACCAGTACGCCGACTGGTCGTGGTCGACGAGGCCTGGACGCTGA
- a CDS encoding helix-turn-helix transcriptional regulator, producing the protein MAPIGDVIAANVRAERARRRWTQAELGERVGWPRSSVSDVESGRRKLTADDLVALCLPSQRPQRCTTLSQLFLRRR; encoded by the coding sequence ATGGCGCCCATTGGAGACGTGATCGCGGCCAACGTGCGGGCCGAACGCGCACGCCGCCGATGGACCCAAGCCGAGCTCGGTGAGCGCGTTGGCTGGCCCCGGTCCTCAGTCAGCGACGTCGAGTCCGGACGACGCAAGCTCACCGCCGACGACCTCGTCGCGCTGTGTCTGCCGTCGCAACGACCGCAGCGGTGCACCACGTTGTCCCAGTTGTTCCTCCGACGGCGTTGA